The DNA sequence GTGCCTTTCAATATCATCAAAGGACTTGTCGTCAGTGCAGTCATCCTATTGGTGATGCCAAAGTTGAAACCATGGCTGGCGCATAACAAAGTTCCGTTTGCTCAGTAATAATTTGCGATTAATGATCTGAATATTTCAAATTCAAGAGGCTGCACCCGAATCAGTGATGATTCCGGGTGCAGCCTCTTTTGGATTGAACTGAAGCAAGGAGCGTTCAGAAGTTCAGGATTTCCGTTCCGTTGGAGGGAACGGTGATTCTGAGCGCAAGATGGCACCTGTTGGGCATTTGCGGTAGGCATCCAAAAACGCTTCAAATCGTTCGGGGGGTATCGGTGCGTTTCCCTCATTCGAATCCATTTTGGTGAAAGCTATCCCTTCGGAAGTGTAGTCGAAGAGATCCGGTGAAATTATTTGGCAAAGTCCACAAGCGATGCAGTTATCCTGATTTACTTTGGTATAATACATACAGTAACCTTCTTTACAAAAATTTGGTGGTGATGATATGAAAGATTTGACATACATAGAGTATCTTTTTTTGGATTGCATTTCAACCGAGCGCCCCATCAAGGAAGCGACTCTTTTCTATAACCTGATCGGCAAACGGACAGTGTCCACCATGCTCCAGTGCCGCCAATATGATCTGGAAGCCTATTTCACCGTCATGCCGGGCATGAAACCGCCAGTGTTGAAAAAAGGCCTCAAGCGTTTACTTTCGGATGGTTTGATCAGCGGCAATGATGGCGAGGGCTTTCTTCTCACCGAAGCAGGAAGCGCGAAAAAAGCTGATTTTTTAAGCGGTCACGCACACTTTTCTCTCGGGAACCAGATGGAATTTGCGCTCATTCAAGGCGTTTTACGTCGCCGGACGCTGTTTCTGATCCAAATCCTTTCCGAAATGCTGCACAAAAATAAACAGTATCATCCGATTGAGAGGGAAGCGAAGGAACAACTTTGGATGAAGCGCTTGTTGACGCAGCATTCCGGAGATAACGCCACTTTTGCGCGCGCTTATGGAGAGGAATGGGGTATCTACTTGTCACGGCTGCCTGAGAGGGATGCTGGGCTCTTTGCGCTTCAGTTTGAAGGCGCTGGCCATTTGAGGAAAACAACCGGTCAAATGGCCGGACTGTTCTCGTTGGAGGAAGCCGAAGTGAAAATACTGCTGCACCAAAATTGGCTGAGATTGTATGCTGCATTGGAAAAAGAACCGGAAAAATTCCCCGTCCTTTCTTCGGTCAGGCAGATGACGATAAAGGAAAACGGCTTGGCTTCGGCCAGTGCTGAAACGACTATGC is a window from the Trichococcus shcherbakoviae genome containing:
- a CDS encoding ferredoxin, with product MYYTKVNQDNCIACGLCQIISPDLFDYTSEGIAFTKMDSNEGNAPIPPERFEAFLDAYRKCPTGAILRSESPFPPTERKS
- a CDS encoding helix-turn-helix domain-containing protein, which codes for MKDLTYIEYLFLDCISTERPIKEATLFYNLIGKRTVSTMLQCRQYDLEAYFTVMPGMKPPVLKKGLKRLLSDGLISGNDGEGFLLTEAGSAKKADFLSGHAHFSLGNQMEFALIQGVLRRRTLFLIQILSEMLHKNKQYHPIEREAKEQLWMKRLLTQHSGDNATFARAYGEEWGIYLSRLPERDAGLFALQFEGAGHLRKTTGQMAGLFSLEEAEVKILLHQNWLRLYAALEKEPEKFPVLSSVRQMTIKENGLASASAETTMRYFMNGHGMEEIISMRGLKQSTIQDHFAEIALIYPGFPTQEFLDKEKMQYLQQLVEHKVRVDYREIQKVFPGINFFESRLIQIRSEVAAKHG